The following proteins are encoded in a genomic region of Sulfurimonas sp. HSL3-7:
- the ilvC gene encoding ketol-acid reductoisomerase, whose translation MALNVYYDKDCNIDIIKGKTVAMIGFGSQGHAHAENLRDSGVEVVVGLRKGGSSWAKAEAKNFKVMTVAEASAAADVVMILLPDENQSEIYANEIEPNLKEGATIAFGHGFNIHYGRIIPRADINVTMIAPKAPGHTVRSEFVRGGGIPDLIAIGQDPSGTTKELALSYASAIGGGRTAIIETTFKDETETDLFGEQAVLCGGASALVQAGFETLTEAGYAPEMAYFECLHELKLIVDLMFEGGIADMRYSISNTAEYGDYVSGKRVINDESKAAMKEILKEIQDGRFAKDFILEGQAGYPRMNAERTNARASLIEQTGVKLREMMPWISANKIVDTSKN comes from the coding sequence ATGGCATTGAATGTTTACTATGACAAAGATTGTAATATCGATATTATTAAGGGCAAAACGGTTGCAATGATCGGTTTTGGTTCACAAGGGCACGCACACGCGGAAAACCTTCGTGACAGTGGTGTAGAAGTTGTCGTTGGTCTTCGCAAAGGCGGTTCAAGCTGGGCTAAAGCTGAAGCAAAAAATTTCAAAGTTATGACAGTAGCAGAAGCTTCTGCGGCTGCTGATGTAGTCATGATCCTTCTTCCTGATGAAAACCAGTCTGAGATCTATGCAAATGAGATCGAGCCAAACCTTAAAGAGGGCGCTACAATCGCTTTCGGTCACGGTTTCAACATTCACTACGGTCGCATCATCCCAAGAGCGGACATCAATGTCACAATGATCGCGCCAAAAGCTCCAGGTCACACGGTACGTTCTGAGTTTGTTCGTGGCGGCGGTATCCCTGACCTTATCGCTATCGGTCAGGATCCAAGCGGTACGACTAAAGAGCTGGCACTTTCTTATGCATCTGCAATCGGTGGCGGTCGTACAGCGATTATCGAAACAACGTTCAAAGATGAGACGGAGACGGATCTTTTCGGTGAGCAAGCTGTTCTTTGTGGTGGTGCTTCAGCGCTGGTACAAGCCGGTTTCGAAACATTGACAGAAGCAGGTTATGCTCCTGAAATGGCATACTTCGAGTGTCTGCACGAACTTAAACTTATCGTTGACCTTATGTTCGAGGGCGGTATCGCTGACATGCGTTACTCAATCTCTAATACAGCTGAATACGGTGACTATGTTTCCGGTAAACGTGTTATCAACGACGAATCAAAAGCGGCAATGAAAGAGATCCTTAAAGAGATCCAAGACGGCCGTTTTGCAAAAGATTTTATCCTTGAAGGTCAAGCAGGTTACCCGCGTATGAACGCTGAGCGCACCAATGCACGTGCTTCTTTGATTGAGCAGACTGGTGTTAAGCTTCGTGAGATGATGCCATGGATCTCTGCAAACAAAATTGTAGACACTTCTAAAAACTAA
- a CDS encoding DUF2062 domain-containing protein has translation MIRKVFKKRNSNSKLDAIIDKYHIPREYLSVNRNSVSKAVLIGIFFAFIPMPMQMLAVVLMIPFIKFNVPIGVSLVWITNPITMPFIFYGELIIGDLLTLSPINQDLDFMVELFTMDWFTTDFLSKLMEIVVPMYLGALFTAVVLSISGYYLVRYLWWRSVHHQKLKREERFHTKP, from the coding sequence ATGATCCGAAAAGTCTTTAAAAAACGAAACAGCAACAGCAAACTTGATGCTATCATTGACAAATACCATATTCCAAGAGAGTACCTTAGTGTCAACCGCAACTCTGTCTCGAAGGCTGTTTTGATCGGCATTTTTTTTGCCTTTATCCCCATGCCGATGCAGATGCTGGCCGTTGTCCTGATGATCCCTTTCATAAAGTTCAACGTACCGATCGGTGTCAGTCTGGTCTGGATCACCAACCCTATTACGATGCCCTTTATCTTCTACGGCGAACTCATTATTGGTGATCTTTTGACACTTAGTCCGATCAACCAGGACCTTGACTTTATGGTCGAGCTCTTTACGATGGATTGGTTCACCACCGACTTTTTGTCCAAATTGATGGAGATCGTCGTCCCGATGTATCTTGGTGCACTTTTTACCGCGGTCGTTTTATCAATAAGCGGATATTACCTCGTCCGTTACTTATGGTGGCGTTCAGTCCACCACCAAAAGCTCAAACGGGAAGAACGTTTTCATACGAAACCGTAG
- a CDS encoding divergent polysaccharide deacetylase family protein, translating to MAATRKAVSKKSGKKTSPKNRFDLQKFLHYFYWVLAIVSALGAAGVVGFYAGYNQARDESVCVITKHKKETIQLRKELQELSNQTAKHEYDAASKPPNGLKKSVEKVAGQKGKLAIIFDDVSFSGDVKQIKALGIPVTMSFLPPTSGHPNSARLASKEPYYMVHLPMEAMNFHAPEKSTLLTTDSKAKIVERIQKLKKLFPNVEYINNHTGSKFTSDESAMNKLIFALRLEKVGFIDSRTTAESKAKKVMARYKMPYIARDIFLDHDDDVETIKSQIKKAVRIAKKYGKCVAICHPHKSTLQALQESKLLFDDVELVRIDKLTRR from the coding sequence ATGGCAGCGACAAGAAAAGCGGTATCGAAAAAATCAGGTAAAAAAACGTCACCGAAAAATCGGTTTGACCTGCAAAAATTCCTCCACTACTTTTACTGGGTACTGGCAATTGTCTCTGCCTTGGGTGCTGCCGGTGTTGTCGGTTTTTATGCCGGATACAATCAGGCGAGGGATGAATCCGTCTGTGTGATAACCAAACACAAAAAAGAGACTATACAACTTCGAAAAGAGCTGCAGGAACTTTCAAATCAGACGGCCAAACACGAGTATGATGCCGCATCAAAACCGCCTAACGGCCTGAAGAAGAGTGTCGAGAAAGTTGCCGGTCAAAAAGGAAAGCTCGCCATCATTTTTGACGATGTCTCTTTTTCGGGGGATGTCAAACAGATCAAGGCACTCGGCATCCCTGTGACAATGTCTTTTTTACCGCCCACATCGGGACATCCGAATTCTGCCAGACTGGCTTCAAAAGAGCCTTACTATATGGTGCACCTTCCGATGGAAGCGATGAATTTCCATGCACCTGAAAAATCAACCCTGCTGACGACTGACTCGAAGGCGAAGATTGTAGAACGGATACAAAAGCTTAAAAAGCTTTTTCCGAATGTTGAATATATCAACAACCACACCGGCAGCAAGTTTACCTCCGATGAAAGCGCGATGAACAAGCTGATCTTTGCTTTGCGGCTTGAGAAGGTCGGTTTTATCGATTCGCGCACTACGGCAGAGAGTAAAGCCAAAAAGGTGATGGCACGGTACAAGATGCCCTATATTGCCCGTGATATCTTCTTGGACCATGACGACGACGTTGAAACGATCAAGTCGCAGATCAAAAAGGCCGTTCGCATTGCAAAAAAATACGGTAAATGTGTTGCTATCTGCCACCCGCACAAATCCACACTTCAGGCACTGCAAGAGTCAAAGCTACTTTTTGACGATGTCGAGCTTGTGCGTATCGATAAGTTGACGAGACGATG